The Xanthocytophaga agilis genome has a window encoding:
- a CDS encoding tetratricopeptide repeat protein — protein MGIFDFLKNRKDKPESNQLDLQLQVEIDSFENEIIATTARYISQPGVQVNIRARHTETNEVIPFAVGFPEQFNEWKTVKSLADRRGIIYRLLDSQIGNQLALWQVIERFNDDRYPQRALQIATEHKQEADEQDPNFWNALARTNFILTYYEEAERNCQKALGLDSTSIRSKRILADTLHVMGNHDKAHELYQEILAEKLPKDQPMSLPLQDLLGFDGDIVNSPIYAIGWLKSDKNVKPEVWDWAVEEFYYSPHFRTEHAFYLIQNNEVMKGFAKLLHVSKEMPWFKDAVVNSYHIIDQLGLSDKMEDERARLKGIMDKQNWK, from the coding sequence ATGGGAATTTTTGATTTTTTGAAAAATAGAAAAGATAAACCTGAAAGCAACCAGCTGGATCTGCAGCTACAAGTTGAGATAGATAGCTTTGAAAATGAGATAATTGCTACAACTGCAAGATATATCTCACAACCAGGAGTGCAGGTTAACATTCGGGCACGTCATACCGAAACAAATGAAGTGATTCCATTTGCAGTAGGCTTTCCGGAACAGTTTAACGAATGGAAAACCGTAAAATCGCTGGCAGACAGGCGAGGTATCATTTATAGGTTATTAGACTCTCAGATTGGAAATCAACTGGCCTTGTGGCAAGTAATTGAGAGATTCAATGATGACAGATATCCTCAACGTGCATTACAGATTGCCACAGAACACAAGCAAGAGGCTGATGAACAGGACCCGAACTTCTGGAATGCATTGGCACGAACAAATTTTATCTTAACTTATTACGAAGAAGCAGAACGTAATTGCCAGAAAGCGCTTGGACTGGATAGCACTTCAATCAGAAGCAAACGCATCTTAGCTGATACACTGCATGTGATGGGCAATCACGACAAAGCACACGAGTTGTATCAGGAAATTTTAGCAGAAAAGCTACCTAAAGACCAGCCTATGAGCTTACCATTACAGGATCTACTTGGTTTTGATGGAGATATTGTTAACTCACCTATCTATGCAATTGGCTGGCTTAAAAGCGATAAAAATGTAAAACCAGAGGTTTGGGATTGGGCAGTAGAAGAATTTTACTATAGTCCACATTTTCGGACTGAACATGCCTTTTATCTAATCCAAAACAATGAGGTAATGAAGGGGTTTGCCAAGTTATTACATGTAAGCAAAGAAATGCCCTGGTTCAAAGACGCAGTGGTAAACAGCTATCACATCATTGATCAGCTGGGCTTAAGTGATAAAATGGAAGATGAAAGAGCCCGACTGAAAGGAATAATGGATAAGCAAAACTGGAAATGA